From Scomber scombrus chromosome 9, fScoSco1.1, whole genome shotgun sequence, one genomic window encodes:
- the tmem216 gene encoding transmembrane protein 216 — MAPGSQPILSSTPLQVLFYLNCWYFAAFFVAEILMFIYKGVLLPYPSDNLVLDLVLLLLFLGLENLRIFYGWKGNLCERSLSSGLSLFILLPCAALAVYYLLLQTFVLRLEFLLSAVLLCFYAAEFLLGLFSLSAFSR, encoded by the exons ATGGCGCCTG gaAGTCAACCGATT ctgtCCTCCACTCCTCTTCAGGTCCTCTTCTACCTGAACTGTTGGTACTTTGCTGCCTTCTTCGTCGCAGAGATCCTGATGTTTATCTATAAAG GCGTGTTGCTGCCGTACCCGTCTGATAATCTGGTTCTGGATCtggttctgctgctgctcttcctcgGACTGGAGAACCTCAGGATCTTCTACG gTTGGAAGGGGAACCTGTGTGAGCGCTCTCTATCTTCAGGTTTGTCTCTGTTCATCTTGCTGCCGTGTGCTGCGCTGGCTGTTTATTACCTGCTGCTGCAAACCTTCGTCCTGCGGCTGGAGTTCCTCCTCAGCGCCGTGCTGCTCTGCTTCTACGCTGCTGAGTTCCTGCTCGGACTCTTCTCACTGTCGGCGTTCTCCAGGtaa
- the LOC133985984 gene encoding transmembrane emp24 domain-containing protein 9 yields MVSCVLSALLLNLLCCCCLVSSLYFHIGETEKKCFIEEIPDETMIIGNYRTQLYDKQKEEYLPATQGLGMFVEVKDPDDKVILSRQYGSEGRFTFTSHTPGEHQICLHSNSSKFSLFAGGMLRVHLDIQVGEHANNYAEIAAKDKLTELQLRVRQLVEQVDQVQKEQNYQRYREERFRQTSESTNQRVLWWSIVQTLILVAIGIWQMRHLKSFFEAKKLV; encoded by the exons ATGGTGTCGTGTGTGTTGTCAGCTTTACTCCTCaacctcctctgctgctgctgcctcgtCTCTTCTCTCTATTTCCACATCGGAGAGACGGAGAAGAAATGCTTCATAGAGGAAATCCCCGACGAGACGATGATAATag GAAATTATCGCACTCAGCTGTACGATAAGCAGAAAGAAGAGTATCTGCCGGCCACTCAGGGTCTCGGCATGTTCGTGGAAGTCAAAGATCCCGACGACAAG gtGATTCTGTCTCGGCAGTACGGCTCAGAAGGACGTTTCACCTTCACGTCGCACACACCCGGAGAACATCAGATCTGTCTGCACTCCAACTCCTCCAAGTTCTCCCTGTTCGCTGGAGGCATGCTG AGAGTTCACCTGGACATCCAGGTGGGAGAACACGCCAACAACTACGCTGAGATCGCCGCCAAAGACAAACTGACGGAGCTTCAgctgagagtgagacagctggTGGAGCAAGTGGACCAGGTCCAGAAGGAGCAGAACTACCAGCGG taccGTGAGGAGCGTTTCCGTCAGACCAGCGAGAGCACCAACCAGAGAGTCCTGTGGTGGTCCATCGTCCAGACTCTCATCCTGGTCGCCATCGGCATCTGGCAGATGAGACACCTGAAGAGCTTCTTCGAGGCCAAGAAACTGGTGTAA
- the LOC133986370 gene encoding tumor necrosis factor receptor superfamily member 5-like, whose amino-acid sequence MYRSTSCLPCIAGTFMDEPANKSECFRCTKCDSGSGLRIKRPCTTTSDTDCETLDGFYCVDFSKDSCRTAQKHTSCQPGQYISQNGTALTDTVCTDCSNDTFSNGTFTSCQPHTKCESLNLHLIKAGNYSTDAQCGELSLNTAVIVRSVVVAVKKEEMVQILSKKLKSVFHDVHLQELEPVLRHTG is encoded by the exons ATGTACAGATCTACATCCTGTCTGCCCTGCATTGCTGGGACCTTCATGGATGAACCGGCAAACAAGTCAGAGTGCTTCCGATGTACAAAGTGTGATTCAG GTTCTGGTTTGAGGATAAAGAGACCATGCACAACAACATCAGATACAGATTGTGAAACGCTGGATGGATTCTACTGTGTGGACTTTAGTAAAGACAGCTGTAGgacagcacagaaacacacaagctGTCAACCAGGACAATATATCAGCCAAAACG gaACTGCCTTGACAGACACTGTGTGCACTGACTGCAGTAATGACACATTCTCGAATGGGACATTTACATCTTGTCAGCCACATACAAA ATGTGAATCACTAAATCTTCACCTGATAAAAGCAGGAAATTATTCAACTGATGCACAATGTGGAGAACTAAGTCTAAACACAGCAGTAATTGTGAGGagtgttgttgttgctgtg aagaaagaagaaatggtGCAGATACTCTCCAAGAAGTTGAAATCAGTCTTCCATGATGTTCACCTGCAGGAACTGGAGCCTGTCCTCAGACACACTGGATGA